A region of Phocoena phocoena chromosome 17, mPhoPho1.1, whole genome shotgun sequence DNA encodes the following proteins:
- the HAS2 gene encoding hyaluronan synthase 2 — MHCERFLCILRIIGTTLFGVSLLLGITAAYIVGYQFIQTDNYYFSFGLYGAFLASHLIIQSLFAFLEHRKMKKSLETPIKLNKTVALCIAAYQEDPDYLRKCLQSVKRLTYPGIKVVMVIDGNSEDDLYMMDIFSEVMGRDKSATYIWKNNFHVKGPGETDESHKESSQHVTQLVLSNKSICIMQKWGGKREVMYTAFRALGRSVDYVQVCDSDTMLDPASSVEMVKVLEEDPMVGGVGGDVQILNKYDSWISFLSSVRYWMAFNIERACQSYFGCVQCISGPLGMYRNSLLHEFVEDWYNQEFMGSQCSFGDDRHLTNRVLSLGYATKYTARSKCLTETPIEYLRWLNQQTRWSKSYFREWLYNAMWFHKHHLWMTYEAVITGFFPFFLIATVIQLFYRGKIWNILLFLLTVQLVGLIKSSFASCLRGNIVMVFMSLYSVLYMSSLLPAKMFAIATINKAGWGTSGRKTIVVNFIGLIPVSVWFTILLGGVIFTIYKESKKPFSESKQTVLIVGTLLYACYWVMLLTLYVVLINKCGRRKKGQQYDMVLDV, encoded by the exons ATGCATTGTGAGAGGTTTCTATGTATCCTGAGAATAATTGGAACCACACTTTTTGGAGTTTCTCTACTCCTTGGAATCACAGCTGCTTATATTGTTGGCTACCAATTTATCCAAACAGATAATTACTATTTCTCTTTTGGACTATATGGTGCCTTTTTAGCATCACACCTCATCATCCAAAGCCTGTTTGCCTTTTTGGAGCACCGAAAAATGAAAAAATCTCTAGAAACCCCCATTAAGTTGAACAAAACTGTTGCTCTTTGCATTGCTGCGTATCAAGAAGATCCAGACTACTTACGGAAATGTTTGCAATCTGTGAAAAGGCTAACCTACCCTGGAATTAAAGTTGTCATGGTCATAGATGGAAACTCAGAAGATGACCTTTACATGATGGACATCTTCAGCGAAGTCATGGGCAGGGATAAATCAGCCACTTATATCTGGAAAAACAACTTTCACGTGAAAGGTCCTGGTGAGACGGATGAGTCACATAAAGAAAGCTCACAACATGTCACCCAGTTGGTCTTGTCCAACAAGAGTATTTGCATCATGCAAAAATGGGGTGGAAAAAGAGAAGTCATGTACACGGCTTTCAGAGCACTGGGACGAAGTGTGGATTATGTACAG GTTTGTGATTCAGACACCATGCTTGACCCTGCCTCATCTGTGGAGATGGTAAAAGTTTTAGAAGAAGATCCCATGGTTGGAGGTGTCGGGGGAGATGTCCAG aTTTTAAACAAGTATGATTCCTGGATCTCTTTCCTCAGCAGTGTGAGATACTGGATGGCTTTTAACATAGAAAGGGCCTGTCAGTCTTATTTTGGATGTGTCCAGTGCATTAGTGGACCTCTGGGAATGTACAGAAACTCCTTATTGCATGAATTTGTGGAAGACTGGTACAATCAAGAATTTATGGGCAGCCAATGTAGTTTTGGAGATGACAGGCATCTAACGAACCGAGTGCTGAGTCTGGGCTATGCAACAAAATACACAGCTCGATCCAAGTGCCTTACTGAAACACCTATAGAATATCTCAGATGGTTAAACCAGCAGACCCGTTGGAGCAAGTCCTACTTCCGAGAGTGGCTGTACAATGCCATGTGGTTTCATAAACATCACTTGTGGATGACCTATGAAGCAGTCATCActgggttcttccctttctttctcattgCCACAGTAATCCAGCTTTTCTACAGGGGTAAAATTTGGAACATCCTCCTCTTCTTGTTAACTGTCCAGTTAGTGGGTCTCATAAAATCATCTTTTGCCAGCTGCCTTAGAGGAAATATCGTCATGGTCTTCATGTCCCTCTACTCAGTGTTATACATGTCAAGTTTACTTCCCGCCAAGATGTTTGCAATTGCAACGATAAACAAAGCTGGGTGGGGCACATCTGGAAGGAAAACCATTGTTGTTAATTTCATAGGACTCATTCCAGTATCAGTTTGGTTTACAATCCTCCTGGGTGGTGTGATTTTCACCAtttataaggaatctaaaaagccATTCTCAGAATCCAAACAGACAGTTTTAATTGTTGGAACGTTGCTGTATGCATGCTATTGGGTCATGCTTTTGACACTGTATGTGGTTCTCATCAATAAATGTGGCAGGCGGAAGAAGGGACAACAGTATGACATGGTGCTTGATGTATGA